Within Leeia speluncae, the genomic segment TTCCTGCGTTAATCATGGGTAATGTGGTGCTACTCAAACCGCCGAAATATGGCACTTTGCTTTACTACCCAATGCTAGAAGCTTTTAGAAGCGCATTCCCTGCTGGTGTTATTAATACCATTTATGGGAAAGGCTCAGAAATTGTCCCGCATTTAATGGCGAGTGGAAAAATTAATGTGCTTGCACAAATTGGCTCAAGCCGAGTGGCAGATCAACTGAAAAAAGCACATCCTAAGTCAAATCGCTTACGTGCTGTATTAGGGTTAGATGCTAAAAATGCCGCCATTATTTTGCCAGATGCAGATGTCGATTTAGCGGTGAAAGAATGTATTGCGGGCTCTTTATCCTTTAATGGGCAACGTTGCACCGCGCTAAAAATCTTGTTCGTACATCAATCAATTGCAGAAACGTTCTTAAGAAAGTTCACCGATGCAGTCGAAAAACTAAAAGTTGGCATGCCTTGGGAAAGTGGTGTCATGATTACGCCATTGCCCGATCCGGATAAATGCCATTATTTATCTTCTTGTATTCAAGATGCCGAAGCAAACGGGGCAAAGGTCTTAAATCCGTCTGGTGGCAAGATTGTCGGCAATATCTTTTTCCCGGCAGTCGTATTCCCAGTTAAACCAGAGATGAAGCTTTACCGTGAAGAGCAATTTGGCCCAATTGTACCTGTAGGAACCTTCGAGGATGTGACCGAAGTGTTGGACTATATCGTGACATCCGATTATGGGCAGCAAGTTAGTTTATTTGGCACCAATCCAACGACGATTGCAAAGCTAGTCGATCCATTAGTCAACCAAGTTTGCCGGGTGAACATCAATTGCCAATGCCAAAGGGGACCAGATATTTTCCCGTTTGCGGGGAGAAAAGACTCTGCAGAAGGCACGTTGTCGGTACATGATGCGTTACGCGCATTTTCGATTCGGACCATGGTGGCGCTGAAAGAAACTGATCAAAGCAAGAAAATGCTAGATGCGATTGTGCTATCACACGAAAGCAGCTTCATTAATACGCGCTTTATTTTATAAATGGCGCCTTAACGCTAGGCGCTAATTTGAAAAAGAAATCCCCCTATGTGGTGCTGTGCACATAGGGGGATTGCTAGCAAATATTGCTTATACAGCTGCTAAGAAATGCTTAATAAATGCATCTGTTGTCACTTCCCACAAAACGGGTGTTCCCTTGGTGACTGTCCAGCTGTCGCCTGCTTGGTAAGTTACTTTCTGGCCAGTGCTTTCGTCGGTTAATGTGACAGAACCTAGCACCACAGTCGCTTGTTCATTAAATGGGTAAACCATTTTGAATACACCTTTGCTAGTGCCAAAGTAACCCGCTGAAACTGGGTCTGTTGGCGCACCAAAAGTACCTTTTACAAATGCTTTTACGTCTTCGCCAATTACTTCTGCACCTAAAACGGATACAGAACCAATTTCGACTAAGTCAGACAGTGCAACAGTTTGAATTTTCTCTAAAGCCATGATTTTCCTCTAGTTTTATCTGCGTCCGTTCCAATAACCGGACAGTTGATGCCACGCTTTAGCTGCAGAGCAGACAAGCGGTCTAAATTGATCTTTGCCCCATACATCAATGCGGCGCACAGAACTAATCAAGTTGTAACGTGCCGATCCACCCAAAATGCCTTCCGCCAGCACTTTGCAAATAATGTGGCTAGGGGTAACGCCAAAACCGGAATAACCTTGTACGTAAAACACATTTGGGTTCTCGGGTAGGGCGCCAATTTGTGGGAATAGATTTGGGCTACATGCCATTGGGCCGCCCCAGGCTAAATCAATTTTCACGTCTTTTAAGTACGGGAAAACTTTCAGCATTAATTGACGGTTCCACTCTTTCAAATCGCTTGGGATGTAATCGACTAAATAAGTGGCTGCACCAAATAGCAGGCGGTTTTCGTTGGTTACACGGAAGTAATCAATAATCGGGCGAATATCACTGTACGCGCCACGGATAGGGCTGATGCGCTTGATCATTTCATCAGACAATGGCTCGGTCATCATCTGGAACGCGTATGTATTGATGGTGGTTTTGTGCAAATTAGGTTCGAGCTTGTTCAGGAAACTATCGCAAGCCCAAAGCAGTTTTTTTGCGCGAACAGAGCCTTTGGCGGTACGAACAACTACGGTGTCGCCATAAGTCACTTCTACAACAGGGCTATGTTCATAAATTTTGGCACCGTAGCTTGCAAGTGCTTTGGCTTCACCCAATAGTAGGTTTAACGAGTGAACATGCCCGCCACCCATGTGAAGTAGGGCGCTGCTATACGCTTCAGAACCAATAATGCTCTGAACCTCTTTGCCTTCCATGTAGCGAATTTCATGGCTAGAGTTAAGGGATTTAAATTCTTTTTCCCAAGCACGTAATGTCTTAGATTGGCGGCCGTTATAGCCCAAATAGCCGTAACCATGGCAAAAGTCTGCATCGATATTGTACTTTTCAATCCGCGACTTAATAATGTCCGCGCCTTGATCAGAAATCGCAAAGATTGCTTTTAGGCCTTCTTCACCAACATCTTTCTTGATTTTTTCAAGATCATGGCCAATGCCCGCCATAATCTGACCACCATTACGACCACTGCCGCCATAACCAATATAGCGAGCTTCTAATACGGCAATGCTAGTGACGCCTTGCTCTGCTAGTTCTAGCGAAGTATTAATGCCACTAAACCCGCCACCAATCACCACCACATCAACATCAATGTCTTCTTCTAATGATGGAAAATTTAGTTCGTACTTTTTGGTTGCGGTGTAGTAGGTTGCCGTTTCAAAATTAATCATTTATCTCTCCAGTATCGATACCTACTAATGCAGGTAGCAATTGCAATAGGGCGATACTAGCGAGTTTGATTCCTACCCTTAGTCCAATATTGGCAAATCGAAACAGCAAAAGAAAAAGGCTGGTTTGTTAACCAGCCCAAGAGAGGAGAACAGAGGACAACAGTTAATTAGGTAAAGGCATATCCATTTAAATCTGGAACTTCGAGACGGACGCTTCTAGCTCATGCGCATGGTCCGCAATATTGCTAGCAACGGTTAATACATTGGATGAAGTCGCATAGGTTTCATCGACTACACCAGCCACCCGCTCTACATTTCCTGCAATCAGCGTACCCGCTTGGCTTTGCTCTTGCATGGCCTCAGCCACCCCTTGAAGGCGTTGTAGTGAGTAACCGGTTTCTTGCTTAATGGTGTTGAGCATATTCGCTGCAGTTTCTACGCGTTTTGTACCTTCATTCACCATTGGGCCAATGTTCTGTACCACACCAGAAACCTGCGCTGTATCATCTACAACCGCTTGCACAATCACAGAAATCTCATCGGTTGCTTGCGTGGTTCTTTCTGCTAGCTTCCTCACTTCATCCGCAACCACCGCAAAACCACGACCTGTTTCACCTGCTCTAGCGGCTTCAATCGCCGCATTTAGCGCAAGCAAGTTAGTCTGGTTAGCAATTTCTCTGATGGTTTCTGCAATGCCACTAATATTTCTAGTTCGGTCAGAAAGCGCATCTACCTTACTTAGCACCGTACCAATTTCACCTGCGACTTGAGCAATATGGTGAGAAGCAGCATGGGCGAGTTGTGTTCCTTCAACGGCCGCATTTGCTGCGTTCGATGCGGCTAATTCAGTGTCTTTTGTCGTACTCGTTACGTGATCAATACTGACCGACAATTCCTCAATTGCCGCTGCGGTCGCAGAGGTAGAGTCAGCGGCCTGGCTAGAAACGTGCTCTAACTTTTTCATGTGTTGATCAAGTTGCTGGCTAGAAGTACCCAACGCGGAACTGGAACTTCTAATTTTCCTAATCATATCAATTAGACTAGCCTGCATGGTTTTCATACAACCCATCACACTGTCGGGTTTCACCGCAGGGTTCAACTGTACTGGCTTACTTAAATCTCCTTGGGTGATCGATTGAACAATCGCAACCACATCCATTGGTTCTCCTCCAATGGTTTTGAAGATGGATGTTCCAATTCTATATACCAATACGCCAACGATAACCAGTAATATCGCCCCTATTCCAAGCATGATGTAAGCTTGTTTCCAAAATACGGTTTCAATATCGTCAATAAAGAAACCACCGCCTACAATCCAACCCCAATCTTTGAACTCATAAACGCCATTTAACTTAGGGTAGGGTACTGTTCCACCTTTTTTGGTTGTGGCAATTTCAACAAACGCATAATCACCAGACTTTGTTACTTCGTGGTAAAGATCTGTTGTATGACGGCCATCTGGTAACTTACTGCCTTTATCTACTTTTCCAATTAGCTCTTTCTTGGTGTGCATCTGAACAACATCATTGCTATCTCTCGCAAAATAGTAAAAATCGTCAGATTTCATACCCATCAGTGTTTTTGCGGCTTGTTTTTGCGCTTCTTCCTTACTGAGCTTTCCTGATTGTTCTAATTTAACGTAATTCTCGAGTAGGTTATTCGACATGACCAAAAGACGTTTGACGGCAGACTGTCTTTCTTCATACATGGTTCTGTGCATTGCCATTAAGCCAATGCTCGAGATAATCAATAAGCCTAATAAACTAGCGATGCCAACTAGCCATAATCTAGTCTTTAGTGTCATCGTCTTCTCCAAATTTATAGTGGTGTTTGTTGTTTGAGTATAGACAAGATTTTCAAATGCAAAAGTTAGGATTCCTTTGTGTCTCAGGTGTGCTAGAAATCTACTTTCTAATTCGCTGGATAAAACACAATATGAATATTGAAAACTTCACATCGGAATGGTTGATGGTTTGACAATAAAAAGCGGTATAATCAACGGTTAAATAAAATCGCTATACAGAGGTTCTGGTGTATCCACTTTTACGCACATTAATGTTTTCACTACCGCCAGAGGCTGCTCATAAAGTAAGTCTAGGCATGCTAGATTCTTTGGAAGCCATGGGTTTTGGCCGTGTATTGGCAGGCAATGTGCCAGCCAATCCGGTGAGAGTCATGGGACTAGATTTTCCTAACCCAGTTGGTTTGGCGGCGGGTCTAGATAAAAATGGTGATCACATTGATGGCTTGGCTGCGTTAGGTTTCGGCTTCTTAGAAATTGGCACCGTCACCCCGCGCCCACAATCTGGCAACCCAAAACCTCGTTTATTCAGGCTACCGGCAGCTGAAGGCATTATTAACCGTATGGGCTTTAATAATGACGGTGTCGACGCGTTAATCGAAAACGTGAAGCACAGTCATTTTGGCGGTATTTTGGGTATTAATATCGGCAAAAATGCCGATACCCCAATTGAAAAAGCCACAGATGACTACCTCATTGGCTTAAACAAAGTTTATCCGTTTGCTAGCTATATCACGGTGAATATCTCTTCGCCAAACACCAAGAATTTGCGCCAATTACAGCAAGCAGATGAATTTAGTCATTTATTATCTAGCCTAAAAAATGCGCAAACCCAATTGGCAGACAAGCACGGCCGATATGTGCCACTAGCGGTGAAAATTGCTCCAGATTTGGAAATGCCACAGTTGGTGGATATTGCAGACTTGCTGCGCAAACACCAAATGGACGCTGTCATTGCCACGAACACTACTTTGTCGCGCATTGGTGTAGAGCATCTGAAGCATGGTCAAGAAACAGGTGGCTTATCTGGTACGCCAGTTAAGCGCAAATCTACCCAAGTGATTCGCGAACTATCTAAGTTACTGGCTGGCGAACTACCAATTATTGGTGTGGGTGGTATTTTTAGCGCAGCAGATGCTGAAGAAAAATTAGCGGCTGGCGCAAGCCTAGTGCAGCTTTATAGTGGATTAATTTATCGTGGTCCATCCTTGGTAAAAGATGTGGTAGAAGCCAGCGTAAAGTGGCAAAAAAGTAAACAGAGATAAGTCGCAGGTTGACCATGAATCAAGAAAGACGCGACATGCTGTTTACGATAGAAGACATCGACGCCTTGTTGCCGCAAACGCAATGTAGGCAATGTGGGTATCAAGGCTGTTTGCCTTACGCTGAAGCCATCGTCAATGAAGGGGCGGCAATCAACCGTTGTCCTCCCGGTGGAGAAGAGGGGCTAAACCGTTTAGCGATGTTAACTGGTCAGACAGGACTTACGTTAGATAAGTCCTGTGGGGAGACCAAACCACTATTTATCGCCAAGGTAGATGAAGCAAACTGCATTGGCTGTACCTTGTGTATTCAAGCCTGTCCGGTAGATGCAATTATCGGTGCAGCAAAGCATATGCACACCATCTTGGCCGACCGTTGTACGGGGTGTGAGCTTTGTTTGCCACCATGCCCTACCGAATGTATTGAAATGCTGCCTGTTGTCGCTGTTGAGCAAGATTATCCTGCACCGCTTGGTTCGGCCAAATCTTCCTTAGCAAGAAAAGCCTATCGCCAAAGACAAACTCGTTTGGCTAGAGATAAAGCAGAGCGAACACAACGCCTAGCAAGCAAAACCACTGCTTCGGCTGAAGATGCGCAGGTCAGCAATCAAAAAGCGGTAGATCCAAAAATGGCCGCGATTTTAGCTGCAATGGAGAGAGCCAAGCAGCAATTGGCGAAAAAGTAACAGCATGTTTTGTTGTTGCATGTTCATAATAAAACTGGAATTTACAGAGGGATAAACATGCAAGATCGATCAGCAATAATGGCTCAAATCCGTCATGCCTTTCATCATGTCACCATGAAAGGCAATGGGCCAACACTGCGTGAGGCAGATGTTATTCGTCAATATGGTCCTGCTGCGACTAATCGTGCCGCATCTGCCAGAGCTTTAGATAATGACAAGCGCTGGTGGCAAATTTCAGATGCCTCTTTCGACAAGGCAATCAATCCCTTTCCTCACTTAGATAATCTAGCTTTTCTTTATTATCTACCCCCGATCATGACATGGTGTCTTAAGCAATCAGATAAGGCTGCAGCACATTCCTTGTTTAATTCGCTGATTGCGGAATTAACCATGCCGACAAGATGGGACTTGGTTGATGCGAAAAGAAAGCGATTTGAAGCTTTTAATCATGAGCAATCAACCGTGATCGCACAGTTTTTGAATTACTGGATTTCTCAGGGGATAGAAGTGCAGGCATCTGAAGCTGCTATTGCCTCTTATTGGAAGCAATTTCAAAGATAAGAGACTGATGCATCTGGCAAATTAAATATATTCTTCTAACGCTTCCAAAAACAAAAAAGCCCTGAACTTGTCAGGGCTTTTTGTTTGCTATGCCGACGATTAGTTAGCAGACTGGTTACGTCTTCTACTAAATAGTGGTACAGGGCGGTCAACTGTCGCTTGGTAAGAATCAGAAAAATCATTGAAACTTGCCAATGCAGCATCTGCATCTTTGCCATCAGGAATCACAAAGCTGTCAAAGCCACAGCGAGCGAGGTAATACAACTGGTCACGTTGAATATCACCAACCGCGCGCAATTCACCTTTAAATCCGTAGCGTTCTCTTAGAAGGCGAGCAATCGAATAA encodes:
- a CDS encoding RnfABCDGE type electron transport complex subunit B, with product MNQERRDMLFTIEDIDALLPQTQCRQCGYQGCLPYAEAIVNEGAAINRCPPGGEEGLNRLAMLTGQTGLTLDKSCGETKPLFIAKVDEANCIGCTLCIQACPVDAIIGAAKHMHTILADRCTGCELCLPPCPTECIEMLPVVAVEQDYPAPLGSAKSSLARKAYRQRQTRLARDKAERTQRLASKTTASAEDAQVSNQKAVDPKMAAILAAMERAKQQLAKK
- a CDS encoding methyl-accepting chemotaxis protein; translated protein: MTLKTRLWLVGIASLLGLLIISSIGLMAMHRTMYEERQSAVKRLLVMSNNLLENYVKLEQSGKLSKEEAQKQAAKTLMGMKSDDFYYFARDSNDVVQMHTKKELIGKVDKGSKLPDGRHTTDLYHEVTKSGDYAFVEIATTKKGGTVPYPKLNGVYEFKDWGWIVGGGFFIDDIETVFWKQAYIMLGIGAILLVIVGVLVYRIGTSIFKTIGGEPMDVVAIVQSITQGDLSKPVQLNPAVKPDSVMGCMKTMQASLIDMIRKIRSSSSALGTSSQQLDQHMKKLEHVSSQAADSTSATAAAIEELSVSIDHVTSTTKDTELAASNAANAAVEGTQLAHAASHHIAQVAGEIGTVLSKVDALSDRTRNISGIAETIREIANQTNLLALNAAIEAARAGETGRGFAVVADEVRKLAERTTQATDEISVIVQAVVDDTAQVSGVVQNIGPMVNEGTKRVETAANMLNTIKQETGYSLQRLQGVAEAMQEQSQAGTLIAGNVERVAGVVDETYATSSNVLTVASNIADHAHELEASVSKFQI
- a CDS encoding NADP-dependent glyceraldehyde-3-phosphate dehydrogenase, translating into MDTKENLNAFYPVEENIPQAFRLISPIHQRSMLINGELQLWSGETREIRSPILAKTASGGFESVVLGSVPVAGIAEAESALAAAISAYDEGRGHWPTFSVAERIACVEEFTRQIQKRREEIVNLIMWEIGKSLPDSQKEFDRTILYIKDTIHALKKLDNENSRFQIVEGTIAQIRRSPLGVTLCLGPYNYPLNETFTTLIPALIMGNVVLLKPPKYGTLLYYPMLEAFRSAFPAGVINTIYGKGSEIVPHLMASGKINVLAQIGSSRVADQLKKAHPKSNRLRAVLGLDAKNAAIILPDADVDLAVKECIAGSLSFNGQRCTALKILFVHQSIAETFLRKFTDAVEKLKVGMPWESGVMITPLPDPDKCHYLSSCIQDAEANGAKVLNPSGGKIVGNIFFPAVVFPVKPEMKLYREEQFGPIVPVGTFEDVTEVLDYIVTSDYGQQVSLFGTNPTTIAKLVDPLVNQVCRVNINCQCQRGPDIFPFAGRKDSAEGTLSVHDALRAFSIRTMVALKETDQSKKMLDAIVLSHESSFINTRFIL
- a CDS encoding DUF6714 family protein; this encodes MQDRSAIMAQIRHAFHHVTMKGNGPTLREADVIRQYGPAATNRAASARALDNDKRWWQISDASFDKAINPFPHLDNLAFLYYLPPIMTWCLKQSDKAAAHSLFNSLIAELTMPTRWDLVDAKRKRFEAFNHEQSTVIAQFLNYWISQGIEVQASEAAIASYWKQFQR
- a CDS encoding cupin domain-containing protein, with amino-acid sequence MALEKIQTVALSDLVEIGSVSVLGAEVIGEDVKAFVKGTFGAPTDPVSAGYFGTSKGVFKMVYPFNEQATVVLGSVTLTDESTGQKVTYQAGDSWTVTKGTPVLWEVTTDAFIKHFLAAV
- a CDS encoding quinone-dependent dihydroorotate dehydrogenase, which translates into the protein MYPLLRTLMFSLPPEAAHKVSLGMLDSLEAMGFGRVLAGNVPANPVRVMGLDFPNPVGLAAGLDKNGDHIDGLAALGFGFLEIGTVTPRPQSGNPKPRLFRLPAAEGIINRMGFNNDGVDALIENVKHSHFGGILGINIGKNADTPIEKATDDYLIGLNKVYPFASYITVNISSPNTKNLRQLQQADEFSHLLSSLKNAQTQLADKHGRYVPLAVKIAPDLEMPQLVDIADLLRKHQMDAVIATNTTLSRIGVEHLKHGQETGGLSGTPVKRKSTQVIRELSKLLAGELPIIGVGGIFSAADAEEKLAAGASLVQLYSGLIYRGPSLVKDVVEASVKWQKSKQR
- a CDS encoding NAD(P)/FAD-dependent oxidoreductase, producing MINFETATYYTATKKYELNFPSLEEDIDVDVVVIGGGFSGINTSLELAEQGVTSIAVLEARYIGYGGSGRNGGQIMAGIGHDLEKIKKDVGEEGLKAIFAISDQGADIIKSRIEKYNIDADFCHGYGYLGYNGRQSKTLRAWEKEFKSLNSSHEIRYMEGKEVQSIIGSEAYSSALLHMGGGHVHSLNLLLGEAKALASYGAKIYEHSPVVEVTYGDTVVVRTAKGSVRAKKLLWACDSFLNKLEPNLHKTTINTYAFQMMTEPLSDEMIKRISPIRGAYSDIRPIIDYFRVTNENRLLFGAATYLVDYIPSDLKEWNRQLMLKVFPYLKDVKIDLAWGGPMACSPNLFPQIGALPENPNVFYVQGYSGFGVTPSHIICKVLAEGILGGSARYNLISSVRRIDVWGKDQFRPLVCSAAKAWHQLSGYWNGRR